The nucleotide sequence CGGTACGCGCCGAGCAACGCACCGTGCAGGTCGAAGGTGCGCTCAAGCACACCAGCTATCTGAACCGCACCTTTACCTTCGAGAACTTCGTCGAAGGCAAGTCCAACCAACTGGCCCGGGCGGCAGCCTGGCAGGTGGCGGACAACCCCAAGCATGGCTACAACCCGCTGTTCCTGTATGGCGGTGTGGGCCTGGGTAAGACTCACTTGATGCATGCTGTGGGTAACCACTTATTAAAGAAGAACCCGAATGCCAAGGTCGTGTACCTGCATTCCGAGCGTTTCGTCGCCGACATGGTCAAGGCGCTGCAACTGAACGCGATCAACGAGTTCAAGCGCTTCTACCGTTCGGTGGATGCGCTGCTGATCGACGACATTCAGTTCTTCGCCCGCAAGGAACGTTCCCAGGAAGAGTTTTTCCACACCTTCAACGCATTGCTTGAAGGCGGACAGCAGGTCATTCTCACCAGCGACCGCTATCCGAAGGAAATCGAAGGCCTGGAAGAGCGCCTGAAATCGCGTTTCGGCTGGGGCCTGACGGTAGCCGTCGAGCCACCGGAACTGGAAACCCGGGTTGCGATCCTGATGAAGAAGGCTGATCAGGCCAAGGTCGAGCTGCCTCACGATGCCGCGTTCTTCATCGCCCAACGTATCCGCTCGAACGTGCGCGAGCTCGAAGGCGCGCTCAAGCGGGTGATCGCGCACTCCCACTTCATGGGGCGCGATATCACCATCGAGCTGATTCGTGAGTCCTTGAAAGACCTGCTGGCGCTTCAGGACAAGCTGGTTTCTGTGGATAACATTCAGCGAACTGTTGCTGAATACTACAAAATCAAGATCTCCGATCTGCTCTCCAAACGCCGTTCGCGTTCGGTGGCCCGGCCGCGCCAAGTGGCCATGGCCTTGTCCAAGGAGCTGACCAACCACAGCCTGCCGGAAATCGGCGATGTGTTTGGCGGACGCGACCACACCACCGTGTTGCACGCCTGCCGCAAGATCAATGAACTTAAGGAATCCGACGCGGACATCCGCGAGGACTATAAGAACCTGCTGCGTACACTGACCACTTGATGACCACCAGCGCAGCTTATTAAGGCAAGGGACTAGACCATGCATTTCACCATTCAACGCGAAGCCCTGTTGAAACCCCTGCAACTGGTCGCAGGCGTCGTCGAACGCCGCCAGACCTTGCCGGTACTTTCCAACGTGCTGCTGGTTGTCGAAGGCCAGCAACTGTCGCTGACCGGTACCGACCTGGAAGTCGAGCTGGTTGGTCGTGTGCAGCTTGAAGAGCCGGCCGATCCGGGCTCCATCACCGTGCCGGCGCGCAAGCTGATGGACATCTGCAAGAGCCTGCCCAACGATGCGCTGATCGATATCAAGGTCGATGAGCAGAAGCTTGTGGTCAAGGCCGGTCGCAGCCGTTTTACCCTGTCGACCCTGCCGGCCAACGACTTCCCGACCGTGGAAGAAGGCCCGGGCTCGCTGACCTGCAGCCTCGAGCAAAGCAGGCTGCGCCGCTTGATCGAACGCACCAGCTTCGCCATGGCCCAGCAGGACGTGCGCTACTACCTCAACGGCATGCTGCTGGAGGTGTCCGCCGGTGTTATCCGCGCCGTCGCCACCGACGGTCACCGCCTGGCGATGTGCTCGATGCAGGCCGATATCGGTCAGCCGGATCGCCACCAGGTGATCGTACCCCGCAAAGGTATCCTGGAATTGGCGCGCCTGCTGACCGAACCGGACGGCAACGTCAGCATTGTGTTGGGCCAGCACCACATCCGCGCCACCACCGGAGAGTTCACCTTCACCTCGAAGCTGGTGGACGGCAAGTTCCCTGACTACGAGCGCGTGCTGCCCAAAGGTGGCGACAAGCTGGTACTCGGTGACCGCCAGGCGCTGCGCGAGGCCTTCAGCCGTACCGCGATCCTGTCCAACGAGAAGTACCGTGGCATTCGCCTGCAACTGGCCAGTGGTCAGTTGAAGATCCAGGCCAACAACCCGGAACAGGAAGAAGCGGAAGAAGAAGTGGGCGTCGACTACAACGGCG is from Pseudomonas sp. B21-056 and encodes:
- the dnaA gene encoding chromosomal replication initiator protein DnaA translates to MSVELWQQCVELLRDELPAQQFNTWIRPLQVEAEGDELRVYAPNRFVLDWVNEKYLGRVMELLDEHGNGMAPALSLLIGSKRSSAPRAAPNAPLAAAASQAQAATAPANPVTPAPAPAPSKRNTQKVAEASEEPSRDSFDPMAGASTQQAPVRAEQRTVQVEGALKHTSYLNRTFTFENFVEGKSNQLARAAAWQVADNPKHGYNPLFLYGGVGLGKTHLMHAVGNHLLKKNPNAKVVYLHSERFVADMVKALQLNAINEFKRFYRSVDALLIDDIQFFARKERSQEEFFHTFNALLEGGQQVILTSDRYPKEIEGLEERLKSRFGWGLTVAVEPPELETRVAILMKKADQAKVELPHDAAFFIAQRIRSNVRELEGALKRVIAHSHFMGRDITIELIRESLKDLLALQDKLVSVDNIQRTVAEYYKIKISDLLSKRRSRSVARPRQVAMALSKELTNHSLPEIGDVFGGRDHTTVLHACRKINELKESDADIREDYKNLLRTLTT
- the dnaN gene encoding DNA polymerase III subunit beta is translated as MHFTIQREALLKPLQLVAGVVERRQTLPVLSNVLLVVEGQQLSLTGTDLEVELVGRVQLEEPADPGSITVPARKLMDICKSLPNDALIDIKVDEQKLVVKAGRSRFTLSTLPANDFPTVEEGPGSLTCSLEQSRLRRLIERTSFAMAQQDVRYYLNGMLLEVSAGVIRAVATDGHRLAMCSMQADIGQPDRHQVIVPRKGILELARLLTEPDGNVSIVLGQHHIRATTGEFTFTSKLVDGKFPDYERVLPKGGDKLVLGDRQALREAFSRTAILSNEKYRGIRLQLASGQLKIQANNPEQEEAEEEVGVDYNGGSLEIGFNVSYLLDVLGVMTTEQVRLILSDSNSSALVQESDNDDSAYVVMPMRL